Proteins encoded together in one Pirellulales bacterium window:
- a CDS encoding peptidylprolyl isomerase — MKTNQGDIVIELFENEAPNTVANFINLVERKFYDGLSFHRVLHGFMAQGGDPKGDGTGGPGYTIPCECYTDNHREHFRGTLSMAHAGKDTGGSQFFITFRPTTHLDGRHTAFGRVIEGMDVLPKLHERDPQRPVGEPDKILSATVLRKRDHDYTPQKKAD, encoded by the coding sequence ATGAAGACGAATCAAGGCGACATCGTCATCGAGTTATTCGAGAACGAAGCCCCGAACACCGTGGCCAACTTCATCAATCTCGTCGAGCGAAAGTTCTACGACGGGCTTTCGTTTCACCGCGTCTTGCACGGCTTCATGGCGCAAGGAGGCGATCCGAAGGGGGATGGCACGGGTGGACCCGGTTACACGATTCCCTGCGAGTGCTACACCGACAATCATCGCGAGCACTTCCGCGGAACCTTGAGCATGGCTCACGCCGGCAAGGACACCGGCGGCTCGCAATTCTTCATCACGTTCCGGCCAACGACCCATCTCGACGGTCGCCACACGGCGTTCGGTCGCGTGATCGAAGGGATGGACGTGCTGCCGAAGTTGCACGAACGCGATCCTCAGCGTCCCGTCGGCGAACCGGACAAGATTCTTTCGGCCACCGTGCTGCGCAAACGCGATCACGATTACACGCCGCAGAAGAAGGCCGATTAA